The proteins below come from a single Hirundo rustica isolate bHirRus1 chromosome 6, bHirRus1.pri.v3, whole genome shotgun sequence genomic window:
- the IGF2 gene encoding insulin-like growth factor II isoform X1 — MSSAGAHTDERCRQPAFHPGPPPPPQEVESSIGSAKVQRMCAARRMLLLLLAFLAYALDSAAAYGTAETLCGGELVDTLQFVCGDRGFYFSRPVGRNNRRINRGIVEECCFRSCDLALLETYCAKSVKSERDLSATSLAGLPALSKESFQKPSHGKYSKYDVWQKKSSQRRQRDAPNILRARQYRWQAEGLQAAEEAKVLHRPLISLPSQRPPAARASPEMAGPQK, encoded by the exons atgTCAAGCGCCGGGGCACACACGGATGAGCGCTGCCGGCAGCCCGCCTTCCACCCcggcccgccgccgccgccgcaaGAAGTTGAGAGTAGCATCGGCAGCGCCAAG gtgcaGAGGATGTGCGCGGCCAGGcggatgctgctgctgctcctggctttcCTGGCCTACGCGCTGGACTCGGCGGCCGCCTACGGCACGGCGGAGACCCTGTGCGGCGGGGAGCTGGTGGACACGCTGCAGTTCGTCTGCGGGGACAGGGGCTTCTACTTCA GTAGACCGGTGGGACGAAATAACCGGCGGATCAACCGAGGGATCGTGGAGGAGTGCTGCTTCCGGAGCTGCgacctggctctgctggaaacATACTGCGCCAAATCCGTCAAGTCAGAGCGTGACctctctgccacctccctggcGGGCCTGCCAGCGCTCAGCAAG GAGAGCTTCCAGAAGCCCTCGCACGGCAAGTACTCCAAGTACGACGTGTGGCAGAAGAAGAGCTCtcagcggcggcagcgggacGCGCCCAACATCCTGCGGGCTCGCCAGTACCGGTGGCAGGCGGAGGGGCTGCAAGCGGCCGAGGAAGCCAAGGTGCTGCACCGTCCCCtcatctccctgcccagccagagGCCCCCAGCGGCGCGAGCCTCCCCGGAAATGGCTGGCCCCCAGAAATGA
- the IGF2 gene encoding insulin-like growth factor II isoform X2: MSSAGAHTDERCRQPAFHPGPPPPPQEVESSIGSAKVQRMCAARRMLLLLLAFLAYALDSAAAYGTAETLCGGELVDTLQFVCGDRGFYFSRPVGRNNRRINRGIVEECCFRSCDLALLETYCAKSVKSERDLSATSLAGLPALSKESFQKPSHGKYSKYDVWQKKSSQRRQRDAPNILRARQYRWQAEGLQAAEEAKNFLLHL, encoded by the exons atgTCAAGCGCCGGGGCACACACGGATGAGCGCTGCCGGCAGCCCGCCTTCCACCCcggcccgccgccgccgccgcaaGAAGTTGAGAGTAGCATCGGCAGCGCCAAG gtgcaGAGGATGTGCGCGGCCAGGcggatgctgctgctgctcctggctttcCTGGCCTACGCGCTGGACTCGGCGGCCGCCTACGGCACGGCGGAGACCCTGTGCGGCGGGGAGCTGGTGGACACGCTGCAGTTCGTCTGCGGGGACAGGGGCTTCTACTTCA GTAGACCGGTGGGACGAAATAACCGGCGGATCAACCGAGGGATCGTGGAGGAGTGCTGCTTCCGGAGCTGCgacctggctctgctggaaacATACTGCGCCAAATCCGTCAAGTCAGAGCGTGACctctctgccacctccctggcGGGCCTGCCAGCGCTCAGCAAG GAGAGCTTCCAGAAGCCCTCGCACGGCAAGTACTCCAAGTACGACGTGTGGCAGAAGAAGAGCTCtcagcggcggcagcgggacGCGCCCAACATCCTGCGGGCTCGCCAGTACCGGTGGCAGGCGGAGGGGCTGCAAGCGGCCGAGGAAGCCAAG aaCTTTCTTTTGcacctttaa